TCATGTAAAATCATTTGCTAAACACTCATTGATGACCAAGAAGGGGAAATTAGACTATCACGTTCGACCTTTCACTCGGTCAAGTTATTACTAATTGGTAAATATTGCTaaactttgctttttgttaGCTTTTACACAATCCGTTCTGGCAATTCATGGATTAATGGCTTTGAGAGAAGATGATCGAGAGCTCTGTTCTAGCTGAAAACCTGTTTACCTTTGGCCCAGAATTCTGCATTTGGACGGCACACCAGGTTCCTGTTTAGCAGCTTCAGTTCTGAAGTCAACACTCTAACGTCTATTGAGATGAGCTCACAATTCAACACAAAATCCTGCTCCTTGTTTTATGAAGCAAACACCCAGGTCCCTTTAAACTCATACTCCATCCAGGCTTTCAAGATCTTCTCATCAAGGCCTCCTTTTTGCTCCTCACTCAGCACAGATTGACCCCCTGCTTACAATGTATGTAAAGTACTTTCTAACCTTTGTCTTTAACgtagtatataaataaaatcttacTCATGTTTTTCTTACTAGgacaagacaaaagaaaaacaaagaaaataaaacagtaaatcaTGAGTTGGATGCAAAGAGGGAGTATCCCAAAAAATGATGCAAATTAACTTAAAAGCGACAAAGAGAACCTCGGCGGCAAGAGAACGGCACTGGTGACGTGCAGATATATATACGCAACATGCAAACTTAAAACGCGGATGCACAAATGCTCCACAGTGGTAAAGCTCTCTGTGCCCCTACCACAGGTGGATTATGGGTAAAGCGTGCAGTTTAGCAGGCGGGCCATGCAGCGTCCGTACGCTGTCTCGGCAGTCGGCGTCCACTCTCCCGCTGttgagcagcagctgcagcagggcCAGGTTTCCCTTCCTCGCTGCCCAGAACACGGCGTTAGCCAGGGGTGTTTCCTTCTGCAGGGGCGACACGCACAACAACCGCTGACACTGACACCACCATTATAGCATCACGCAGTCTGAAAGTAGACAATGGCCACCGTAGTGTGTGTGTCCACGTGTCACCACTAAGGGTAGATGCAACGCGAGGTGCTGGGTCTGCGTGTGACTGAGAGGTTGGTGACCCGTGAAGAAAGCTCAGCGGTCCAAAGGCAACCGGACACTTCATTTACTTTGGGTCATCCTAACTCTTCAACGTACAACTGGAACAGGAACACACAGTCTGTACACCAGATATTTACCCTCACAGCTTTAATTATGTATGAAGCAGGGCTGAGGTGCAGCGAAGGCCCTGAGATGAATTTTCCAGCCGGGCCAACCTCCAGCTAAGTACCCCTGCCGGCACAGCAGCCCCCAGTACTGGGGGAGGAATTGAAtcttacagtttttttcttcttttttttttctaggttcATTACTGTAAGTTAACTTTGGTTAACTTTTTAGCTAATTTGGTATCCCGTGGGTGGTCTCAAGAGGTTAATCTTGAAGTAAGCAATAGATACAAGCAATTTTGGGGtctggttatttttattttcaattgttGACATGGATTGGTTTGTCTTTACTTCAAATTAAAGTGGATGGagaaaaacataacatttgTATAATGATTTCCAGAATATTAAGCCAAATTAACATTTAATCGGAATTTGTGAGCTGAAAAGGATTGTTTAAGGCAACTGATTTAAAGCCTCAATCAAGGTGTTTAACTCAGAGTAAATGCGTTGTTTTACGCTGTAGAACAGTAATTCTCAAAATTGTGCACACCCCTGTTATAAAATTCCAGGTTTATAAAAACTAGGACATCTCTAAAAGGAGCATTATACctactgtgaaacatggaggtggaAGAGTCATGCTCCAGGGTTACTTCTCTCTAGATTAAatacttaattaattaattatttaaatagaGAGTTAAAATGTGCCAGATTTTCTTTCAGCTCAGAAACAAGCAGCATATTTAAGTAAATTAGCTTTACATAAGTGAATTATGTCtgtttaaacaacaacaacgcaTTTCAGTAAcgctttacaataaggctccttATTATCTATAAACTGCTTAGATGGCTAAGCAGTTTATAGATATGTCATATATTAGTCTGCAAACACTTTCTAACTCATTCATAAATGTTTCTAATGTATAAATCAAGGTCGAGCAAAAGACAAAACTGACGGGTTTCTTGCCAAATAATGAGCAAAAATTAGAATACAGTGGATATAGATACAATAATAATCTGAACATTTTAACAATGTAAGATTTAAAACAGGGGATTTCTGTTGTcagttttttaaaacagagcaCAAGCCTTTCGGAGAAGCCAGTTCTGAGACTTTCTGTTCTCAGATTGGAGAACAATCCGCAAGCAGAGCTGGCAGAGaaaatgaaagctttttttttttttttttttttttttttttttacccctttttcAGTTCACGAGGCGCAGAATGACTTAAATGTTTTGCACAATGGTGCATTTCTGCGTGTTTACTGTCCAATCTGGTCTGAAAAGCCAGGAGTGTGCACACATACTCCATCAGAAAGATTCATTTGCCAATGAATCGTAAGCCACTTTATTATGGACGCATTGTGCGCAGGCATGGAACTGCAGAACTGCGCCGTATGATTAAAATCCGTCTAATCAAACGcaacctctgttttcttttctgcgCCTTATACTTTCACACATCACCTCATCCAATCAGTTCTCAAAGCACAGCAGCCTGCACTTTAGCACTAAGCAGCTGCGATCGGTCCTCTCATGATGCAGGCCCGGACTGAGACGGATGGAGAAAGCTGGTTTTACCTTGAAAGACATCCTGCCGACCTCAGTCGTGACTCATGATGCTCCCTCGATGCGCACTCACTCATTAGCCGCGACGCTGCGCGTAATTTGCCTGTTTTGCCGCACAATGTCTGGGTGTCGCCCCGTCGCCGACATCATCATAATAACAGCGGAGCGATTCAGCGGAGCTCAGCCTCTGCAGTGGGTCCTGCAAGGAGGCCGCAACGCCGCCAGGGGGCGCTGTTCACTATGTGGACAtaaataatagaataaaatgtaacaagTACCAAGGTTTGAGTTCAAGTAACTGAAAATTACTTTTGCCCAAGTATTTATGACAAAGTTTAATGTGGACCTATAGGCACTTTTATATAGTAATATAATATTATACACCATTGAGAGGATGTTGCTTCAAAATAGAAATCCTTTAACGTTAGagaagaattttaaaacatCAATCGGAAGTCTTACACTGAAAAATTATCAACTATAATAATGGGATTAAAGATTAGGGTGAGAATGTTTAGAATGGCTGCAATTTTATTCTACTTCAACACAGAATACAAGTTACAGTCGCTTTCTGAAGTCGTCAGACCCCTCAACCTTTTGacatttgtcacattataacgACATACCTCCTTATATTTCATACATATTTTATAGGATATGCCAATGCAAAGTACTGCATAATTGTGATCTGGTAGAAAAATGAtgtgtggtttttaaaattgtgttttctgaataaaaatgtgacaattaTGGGAATCTGCCAccactttgtagaaccacctctTGTTTCGACGatagctgcaagtcttttgggggaTATCTTTACCATCTTTGCTCGTCTGAAGACAAAAATCTataaccatattttttttttatgtcaaaatggctcaagctcagtcagactggatggaaagCATCTGTGGCCAGAAATCATCaggttttgccacagattttcagttggatttaggcctgggctttgactaggccattccgtTGTAGCTCTGCCTATATGTTTAGGGTCGTCCTTTTGTTAGCCTCTAACAAGTTTCCTTTCCAGGACTGACCTGCATGCAGCTCCATGATCAACACTAAATGCTGCCGTATCCAGGTTAAAGAAAAGCAGTCCAACGGCACGATGCCAAAAGCATCAAGTTCCAGGCTGGGCATGGTGTATATAAAGTGATATGCAGTGTTCGCTTTCTGCCACACATGGAGGTTTTGTTTAGGACCCAAAGTTAAATTTTGGTCTTATCGGTTAGGACACCTTGTTCCCCATGTTTGCTCTGACCATGCACAGCTCTCAAGACTATCAGCTGTTTCCTGTcatttctcccacctgagctgagtTACCATAGGCCTCTGATTAAAGCCCTCCCTGCCTGGGTGAATGCAGATGTGCGCCACCATGCgttattttctttcctcttcacaGTCAGGCTCTGCTGTCACACAAAATCCCCCCAAACTACGCTGATCTGTAAGGTTCTGACTGCAACTCGAGAAAAAGTCCTAGAAGTATGAACACCTTAGCAAAGCGCTGTGTTTTGAGGCCTGTTTGAGTATTGGTAAAAGATTTAAGttctacattttaaataaatatatttatgttgatggtttaatgtaaaacatatgtaacatttttaaacaaaaaaaaaatctgaatgaatggaatttaaaatgtcttttgtgGTTATTTCTTTTGAAACCTTTTATATCAAAACTCAGAATCAATAAAGTGAATTAAAACAATCTTTTCAGTTgaagctttgatgttttcccCTATTATTCCAGGGACTCTTATGTCACTCTACCAGAGGTTTGCGTCTACAAAAGTTGATTGTTGATCTCAGTGAGATGTTCCTTACATACCAACGCATCAGAATCAAGCGTCCTGTAATCAGCTGTTTAACTCTGCTTTTATTCAAATGTAGTCATTCGCATTGAGATTTTTGATGTCACATCAGTGCAAACTTTAATCATTTTAGGTGCATTGTCCCTTTTTTCCCTGTGTCGGGTGTTGTGCTCGGTTATAAACATGCATTTGAGGGATTACCAATACTGCAGCTTTAGCTATTTCTAAATGATAACTACAGGAGAGTGCCGAGTGAGAGCCGGGATGGCGACTTATTTTCTGTTGACTAATGCTACTGTCAGGTGCTGGCGCAGGCGTTCATTTAGGGATTGAGTAAAAAGTACAGCAGGAACATGTAGTTACCAGAAAGCTTTATATAGCGGGCTGATTGCTGGAGTCTGCACGCTGTTGGAGTTGCTCTTGGAACATGGGGACGAAACAGACTCAAACGTGTGCAGGTAGGCAACCCAGGATTCTtagttttatttgatttgagAAACCAACTGTACTCCTACCAGtgcttgttttgtgtttcaAGATGGATGTGGCTTTACCTGATGGGGCAAGCTTTGAGTTTAGCATCTGTGTGCTTTGAATATGTGAAAATCAGGGCTTGAAAGAAGAGTCTGAGTGTTGAGAGTGTTGTTTTGATGCAGGTTTTTGGGTCAATGAACTCCTGCCACCACCTCTGTaatataatgcaaaaaaaaaataaaaatccccaCGCAATGAGAGGTTGCGACtccttattttctgtttgttctagCTGGGCAGGTCAGTTTTCTGCTGAGGGCAGCCCTGCTCTCCGTCCTGCTGTGCAGCCCGCAGACGGTGCTGTCAGAATCGGATGAGGCGGTCCTGACTGAGTGGCAGATCTGGAAAAGAAGCCACGGCATTAACTACGATGAATTGGTGAGACCGAATACGCAGCTGAAACCCTCCGACAGCACATCAGCACAATCAAGAACGCGTgtccttttgtttctcttgAGCTTTTTCCTCTTTGATTTGATAGCAGGACGACATGCAGCGGAGGGCCATCTGGGAGGACAACAAGAGGAATATTGAAGACCACAACCAAGGCTTTCTTATGGGGAGGAGGTCCTTCACCATGGCCATGAATAAATATGGAGACCTTGTAAggataaagaaacaaagaaaaaagcacTCAGAAGTTTCTAGTCTTTGTCCTCACATGACCTAATTTGCAGATGGCTACAGACTAATGAGTAAACCTATTATTTAGCAATTAGTCTTAATAATGTACCCATCTCTACTTAGAACATGTTGTTCAAAAAGGCTTTTAAAGGGATAGTCTGACTATTTTTAAGGTAGTGTTTGGTAAAGTTCACTGAGAAACCagttactttcttttcttttctacaaACTCACTTCAAAATAATATCTGTTAGCTTCAGGTAGGCGAGCTATTTCTGATAACGTCACAGAACCTTGTTTCAAAATATGCCAGCTATGTCCTAAGTGGtcttgtttagctttttttccccccccgaGTCCAAGCTTGCATCCTTTTTCTGGTGATTTCCACCCATAGACAAGGCAGGAATACCAAAATCTGCAAGGAGCCATGATCAATGCCCGGTTCGCTGCCAGAGGGAGGGAGGTTTCGGCTCGAAGACTGCGCTACAACGCCAAGAAACGAGAGACTCGGTTTGTTGACTACAGGAACATGGGCTATGTCACCGAGGTTAAAGACCAGGTGAGGCAACTTCTGTACAGTACAGTCAACGCATCTTGTCCAGACTGAGTTACAATTAGAGCTACTATCTGCTTTGTCAGGGTTACTGTGGCTCTTGCTGGGCTTTCAGCACCACAGGGGCGATAGAAGGTCAACTCTACAAGAACACGGGTCAGCTGGTGTCTCTGAGCgagcagaacctggtggactgCTCCAAACCGTATGGCACCAGCGGGTGCAGCGGCGCCTGGATGGCCAACGCCTACGACTACGTGATCAGCAACGGCCTGCAGGCGACAGACACCTACCCGTACACCTCCGTGGTAAAGGCTCCGTCTTAAGCTTCCGGGCTCTGCTGTGGCAAACCGAGAACGGTTCCGGTATCCCGTGACGTTCCTTTGTCTCAACAGGACACGCAGCCTTGTTTCTACGACAGCAGGCTTGCAGTGGCTCACATCCGAGACTACAGGTTCATTCCCAGAGGAGACGAGCAGGCACTGGCTGATGCCGTGGCGACCATTGGGCCAATTACAGTGGCTGTCGATGCTGATCATGCCAGCTTCCTCTTCTACAGCTCAGGTTAATATCTGTTCTCTTTCAATATGAATGAGCCTTTATGTAATTTGTTACCGGATTTGATCAACTTACGCTAAACTTTCCCGTCCTTGAATTTTAAACAGCATAACTATCTTCCTAGCATCAGTTTCCAGCTACAGCAGTTGGCAGACAGACCAACTTTAATAAATCCCCGTGGGCATTGCACTCGcctaacagcagcagcagcagcagcagcagcaggagcagcagcagataaACAAAGTGCTGATACAGGGCCAGATATTTCTCCCCATTTGTCGGTTAAGACCGAAATTTAATTCAAACCGCAAAAGTAATTTTTGCGCCGCTTCTATGTGTGAGTTTTctgatctgattaaaaaaaaacaattagagtTCAGTCCAAAATCAACATGATGGTGTTTGATTGTACTGCATTTCCTTGTTGAATGGAAACCAGTGCATATTTATGCAAATTGGCACGTTTAGAGCCCAGTCTACTAGTAAAAGGTTAGGTTTGTTTGCCTCTCTAAAATCTTCTGTCACATTCAAGGTTTAGAAATTATGAgggaacaataaaaaagatgcattttattaaaagattaGAAGCCACCAAAAAgtgattttatttcaataattcgGTTCAAAAAGGAAGACATGTACAGATTCATCACACACAGAGCGGTatagtgtttatttctgttaattttgaatATCAAAGTGCAAATTCAGGCTATCAGGCTATTAGAATATAACATAAGACAAATTGCGAAATCATTTTTTATGTAGAAATGTCATAGTCATAAGGCAGAGGAATAGCGGACTCAAATGCAAAGCCCAACACAGAGGCATAAATTCAACCATCCTTCACTAGCGAaggtcagaaaacaaaaatccaattcAAGCAGACGCATAAGAAACAGAATAAGAAGCAAGCCCAAACACACAAGCAGGGTCCGAAATCACATAAAGACAGGATAAAGGCTTGACCACTTGACAGAAGGGACAAAGACTAACTGACAAGGGATAGGCGCCCCTGGGTTGATGTATAAATAGACAAAGAAACACAGGAAAATGTGACAGTTATATTATGGCCTACACAGTCCTGGGGAAAGCTGCCTTCACTGACTGGCTTGACAGCGGTCCAACAGACAGTCATTGACTCCATCTAGGGTGAGCAACAAAAGGCCactgctaaaaaataaaacagctggcTGTTCAGGGTCCtatatccaagcatattaatggaaggataagtggaaagaaaaatgagaTTAGCAGTGATAACCGCAGCAATGAGATCATTGTTAAGCATCAAGAGTTTTGAGGAAAGGCATAGGCTACATTTGGAGTGAGAATCTTAGGAGCCACCACCACACTCAGATATATCAGGGCACGGACTACAGCTACTACTGAGCCCAAGTCAACATCAGAACCACCTTACCTGGGATGAAGTTCTCTTTTACAGATTGGTGTAAATTTagcatttcttttgtaaattaAACCCCCAGAATCAAAGCTACATTGTTAGCaatgctgccttgcagcaagaaggttgtgggttaAAATCTAGGCTGGTGCTAGGGAGTTTGCATATTCTCCTATGTGTCCTTGTTTTCTCTACAGGTACTTTGACGTCCGCCCAGAGTCCAAAATAAAACTATGCATCATTCTGGATGCGTTTTACTTTTAGAATAGAACTGCTGAAATAATACAGTTTTGGACCATACTTTACTTTACTAATATGCACCTATATCACTGGAATGTTGCTTTGTTTAGGAGCGTGTAAAAATACCGCAAAGGTAACAGATGAGTGTGTAACACATGACTGTGTAACACTAGTGACGTAAATCTAATCACGCGTGTTGACTCCAACTCTGACGGGAGAGCAAACCGGGTCAGGGTGTGTTCAGTGGGATCCCCAGTTCTCACAGGGTCTCGCCTTTTGAATTTCTCTGTAGGAATTTACGACGAGCCCAGCTGTAACCCCGATCACCTGAGCCACGCAGTGCTCCTGGTGGGCTACGGCTCTGAGGATGGTCAGGACTACTGGATCCTCAAGAACAGGTCTGTTCAACACGTTCTATATATACAGAATGAAATGGGTCACTGCAGTGATGATACAACTTGACGGATTACCGCGTTCTCTTCTTTTCAGCTGGGGGAGCAGCTGGGGTGAAGGGGGATACATGCGGATGGTCCGGAACGGCAGGAACACTTGTGGCGTCGCAAGTTATGCATTGTACCCGATTCTATGATTCTGGCAACTCTAGAAAAAAACGTCGCTCTGAACTCAAACAGCACGTTTCAATTTTGTATTCTTAAGATAGACAGTTTGCTTCTCTCAGGGACGTAGAAGAAATTATTATTCGAAGCTAGATTTTCAACTATTCAgatatttctgtgtttgtaaaacgtattgaaaataaaatttgaaataaaattggAATATTTAACCTTGGACAGCGGCGCAGTCTTTCATTGGAGTCCTTTTATACacgtggtaaaaaaaataaaaagccgcTAACAGCTGGCTCTTATCCTCAATGGGGAAATGTCTAGCCATCATTAATCACTGGGTCGGATGAATGCAGAGACAACCTTGGTGGACAAGCTgatttttgacacattttcccggTGCAGCGCATTAAGCCCTGAATCCAGTAGATGCTTGTTTTTATCTGTAGTTTCTTTAAACCTAAACAACCCTGCAAGCTGTTAAAATAGCACAGAAAGCACCCATGGGAGAACAGCAAACTTTAAGGgaaaacatattaaaaatagATGCCATCTTTACTCTCAGCAGGTGCTGGGAAATCCATTGAACAAACCAACAACTGAGCAAAATGCTGTGGGGCCACGATCTACCCTCAAACCAAGCCTGACATTTAAAATTGTTGCTTTTAACATCTGGGCGGCCCATATTGGCTGAAAATGTGCAGTTGTAAACAACTCTCCCTGGCTTAAACGATTATGATAACTAACCAACCCAAATTAGCCAAGAAAAGTTGTCTGCTGGCCTTTGCATGGTTATAGTAGCATAAGTGGTAAAAATGATTTCACTTTCCAGGGTTCCTTTCTCGTTCTTGCATCATTTAGTTACCCCACATTCATTTTCTAGTAAAATATATTTCCAGGGAAGAGACATCCTGACATCAGTGCTGAATATATAACTATAGCTGGTATAAGATGAGATAGTCTcacttagtttttattttgtcagcaAATGTATTTATGAATTCAGTTTATCAAACACAAAAGCTCTCAAAACTTATCaaactttgtaaaaacaaaaaacaaaaaaactatcaAAACGACAAGTGACTTGATGTACATTGTATATCACAATAAGCTGATAGCCATTGTcctgattattatttttctattaacattaaaaatacagcATGAAGAAATCAGAAAAACTCAAATTAGTAACCCTGCTCACTGTCTACAAAAGCCTGAGGATTAATTTAGACTTGCACCTTTTGGAATTCAAACAACCGTATTTAAACGATCAAGCCAAAACAACGTTTTAATGTGTGCACCAAGTTATCTGAACAAATCAAGAATCATTATCGTAATTATGTAAATAACTCtggtatttgttttttacttttgttttaagcgtttctgataaagctcatccTCTTGCTTTAAAACTAACTTTAAATTAGATTACTTTATTTTCTCATTGCTATTAATTGTGTGTAATTGTCTGGGTCTTTGCCACTGACATGcttgaatttccccattgtgggaccaTAAAGGAATTCTCTTCCTATAATAAAAGTCAGAGAATAAGCGAAGGGAAAATAAGCTAATTAGCATGTTAATACATTAGCTTCCaacgttttcttcttttccccCTGTTCTTATTTTAGGACCCATGGATTCATTTAGGCATGCACCTTTGACTATTTGATTTTAATGTGCTTTTGTAAAAACATCTATATATGTTGAAAGGTGCATTTTGCTAAACAAAGTTGAAGGAGAAGACCTGAGTGACCCAACATGCTGGACATATAGAGGTACCCAGCACACCTCTGTTTTGTTACTGTCCTTCTTAGTCTTGATTTTGTTGCCATTTAgaggttttttattttgaaggttcAGTCTTTACAAAAGAATTCTACTCTAAAACCTTTTGGAAAACTCAAAAAACACTACTCATAGTATAAAGAAATCGAGAAATGTGCTATTTAACAAATTAGCTCCCAAGCTACTGAGGcattcgtttttcttttttttttttttactggaccTGCGGATCAACCATATGtatacatgcacattttgagttCTTGTTGTAATATGCATCAATAGAAACAtcatacttttttaaaacaaaattaaaaaaaggtgtaTGTAGAGGTTCTCATGTGTGTCTGCACCTGGTGATTTACAGATAAATCTGTATTGTCTCATGATTgcaattttctgttttctcctaTAACTGCACTGCA
The Fundulus heteroclitus isolate FHET01 chromosome 9, MU-UCD_Fhet_4.1, whole genome shotgun sequence genome window above contains:
- the cts12 gene encoding cathepsin L1; translated protein: MGTKQTQTCAAGQVSFLLRAALLSVLLCSPQTVLSESDEAVLTEWQIWKRSHGINYDELQDDMQRRAIWEDNKRNIEDHNQGFLMGRRSFTMAMNKYGDLTRQEYQNLQGAMINARFAARGREVSARRLRYNAKKRETRFVDYRNMGYVTEVKDQGYCGSCWAFSTTGAIEGQLYKNTGQLVSLSEQNLVDCSKPYGTSGCSGAWMANAYDYVISNGLQATDTYPYTSVDTQPCFYDSRLAVAHIRDYRFIPRGDEQALADAVATIGPITVAVDADHASFLFYSSGIYDEPSCNPDHLSHAVLLVGYGSEDGQDYWILKNSWGSSWGEGGYMRMVRNGRNTCGVASYALYPIL